Below is a genomic region from Flexibacter flexilis DSM 6793.
TAACGGGCTTATGAAACCAAATGGCATGGTCTAAACTCGCCATTTGCGTATTGATATAATTGTACTTGTTGCCATGCGCAAGCAAGGCCGTTCCCAGAATATTATAATCCGAAGCGTAAGCAATGAGCTGTTGAATATGCGGCAGACTGATATTTTCGGGTACATCTTTAAATCGAAACCAAACTTGGCTTTTGTTCTGCAACTGTGCCGAATCCGAATAATCGGGCTGAAAACACGAACGCATCTCAAGTGGTCGTTCCGCATTCACAAACAAACTCATTCGCGCCTGTTCATGAGCATCTTCCATAAACGATAAATCTATCCAACCTGAAAGCGTTTCGGGAGCAGGCACTTGCGGCATAGTTACCTGATGCGCCACACCGACTTCTTCGCCCTGAAACGATGCTGCCATCACAAAAATAGGCACGTCATTTTGTTTGGCTGTTACAAAACGAGTCGTGAAACTGCCACCATCTCTGACTGCTGCCACTTCATAACTTACAGGAAGTTTGAGGTTGCCAGGCAATACAAAATAGCAATGCAACGAATGACAAACGCGTTCCTTCGTGACGGTTCGAGTGGCGGCGTTCAGTGCTTGCGCCACCACTTGCCCTCCAAAAATATTGGGGCTACCCATGAAGCGACTTTTTCCCACAAAAACCCTTTCGGATTGTTGCTCCAGTTCTATAATTTCCAGTAATTCCGTTGTGGTTTGCATAGCTGATTAGAGTGCTTTTTAAACTAACTGTTTTTTCAAAATAAACTTCTGGATTTTGCCAGATGGCGTGCGCGGCAGCACTTCCGCGAAATGATAAATCTTGGGGATTTTATACCCCGCAATCACAGGTTTCAGAAAGTCTTTGATCATGTCATCTGTAACCGATTCAGGATTTTTCACCACCAAAACCGCCGTTACAGTTTCGCCCCATTCGGGATGTTCCGTCCCAATCACGGCCACATCTATTACCTCGTGGTGCGCGAGCAAAGCATCTTCAACTTCTTTGGAATAAACATTTTCTCCACCCGAAATAATAATGTCTTTCTTCCTGTCTATCACGTACATATAGCCTTCTTCGTCTATTCGGACGATGTCGCCTGTGATGTACCAACCATCTGCCGTAAAGGCTTCTTGCGTGGCTTCAGGCTTTTTGTAATAACCACTCATGCAACTATCGGCTTTCATCAGAATTTCGCCCACGCCGCCGTTACCGACCTCGTGGCCATTTTCGTCCACCACCTTAATACTTACGGTTGGCAACGGATATTTCCCGATAGAACCCGCCTTCCGCAACTGTTCTTCTGGATACAAAACAATGCCCGTAGGGCCTGTTTCCGTCATGCCGAACACCTGAAAAAAGTCGCCGTGCTTATAATGCGCACTAATTTTTCTGCTCAAATCTTCGCCGATTGGCCCTGCGCCATACGCCCAAACCCTTACGCTACTCAAATCAAAATCAAAGAAATTTTGAAGCATATTCATAGGCATCGAATACGAGATAGGCGCACCAAAATACAAGGTAATCTTCTCGTTTTGAATCGTTTGCAAGAAATGTAACGGATGATATTCTCGCAACAATACCACCGTGCCGCCTACGTACAGCGTACCGCCAAACCAGTTGTTCAGGGGCGAAGCGTGCCAAATCGGCATGGCCATTAGTAGGCGTTCATCTTTTTTCATCGAAACGCCAACTGCCGCAATTTGCGCCGCCACATAAATACTACGGTGCGGCATCACACAACCTTTCGGGAAACCCGTCGTACCAGAAGTATATAAAATTTCGCCGACCGATTCCAACGACAACACCGCTGTATACGCCAAATTCAATGGCGAGACCGTGTCCAGATGCGATTCGATTTCAATTGTGCCCGACACTTGTCCTTGCGTGCTGGCTTTGGGAATAGACAACGAGAGTTCTTCTACCACGCTGTTAAGCTGCGCATCAAAAAGCAAAAATTTCGCGTCCGAATCAGTGAGAATATATTCCAGCTCACGCGCTTTAAGTTTGTGATTGACAGGCACAACCACCGCGC
It encodes:
- a CDS encoding acyl-CoA thioesterase, translated to MQTTTELLEIIELEQQSERVFVGKSRFMGSPNIFGGQVVAQALNAATRTVTKERVCHSLHCYFVLPGNLKLPVSYEVAAVRDGGSFTTRFVTAKQNDVPIFVMAASFQGEEVGVAHQVTMPQVPAPETLSGWIDLSFMEDAHEQARMSLFVNAERPLEMRSCFQPDYSDSAQLQNKSQVWFRFKDVPENISLPHIQQLIAYASDYNILGTALLAHGNKYNYINTQMASLDHAIWFHKPVTDLTDWLLFDMVSPAAAGARGFASGHIFSRAGELVATVAQEGLLRPMTLREPVHSNNAQTVARAEK
- a CDS encoding class I adenylate-forming enzyme family protein is translated as MNLLSVFDSNVRKFAQKDFIRYNGAGQTYQQVQAKTLRVAAFLQQNGIGQDDKVALFCYNSPSFVWFLLGAWRLGAVVVPVNHKLKARELEYILTDSDAKFLLFDAQLNSVVEELSLSIPKASTQGQVSGTIEIESHLDTVSPLNLAYTAVLSLESVGEILYTSGTTGFPKGCVMPHRSIYVAAQIAAVGVSMKKDERLLMAMPIWHASPLNNWFGGTLYVGGTVVLLREYHPLHFLQTIQNEKITLYFGAPISYSMPMNMLQNFFDFDLSSVRVWAYGAGPIGEDLSRKISAHYKHGDFFQVFGMTETGPTGIVLYPEEQLRKAGSIGKYPLPTVSIKVVDENGHEVGNGGVGEILMKADSCMSGYYKKPEATQEAFTADGWYITGDIVRIDEEGYMYVIDRKKDIIISGGENVYSKEVEDALLAHHEVIDVAVIGTEHPEWGETVTAVLVVKNPESVTDDMIKDFLKPVIAGYKIPKIYHFAEVLPRTPSGKIQKFILKKQLV